From Penaeus monodon isolate SGIC_2016 chromosome 42, NSTDA_Pmon_1, whole genome shotgun sequence, one genomic window encodes:
- the LOC119598897 gene encoding mitochondrial inner membrane protease subunit 1-like: MRSSIYRLLGRCLGVAGYMVQYGCIAHCTLEFVGDFVVCKGPSMEPTIFSEDVILTEHISPRFNRIQRGDVIIARSPTNPHHHICKRVTGIGGDKVKNGYRIHIVPKGHVWLEGDNALNSTDSRTFGSVPAGLIRGRAVCRLWPLSDVGRLDSMQKWQIER; this comes from the exons ATGCGGTCCAGCATATACCGCCTCCTAGGGCGATGCCTTGGGGTGGCAGGTTACATGGTGCAGTACGGGTGCATTGCCCACTGCACCCTGGAGTTCGTGGGGGACTTTGTTGTT TGCAAGGGCCCTTCCATGGAACCCACTATCTTCTCAGAGGATGTCATACTGACTGAGCACATTTCACCTCGCTTCAACCGCATCCAACGTGGTGATGTCATCATTGCAAGgtcacccaccaacccccaccatcaCATCTGCAAGCGGGTCACAGGGATTGGAGGAGACAAGGTCAAGAATGGATACAGAATACACATT GTGCCAAAGGGGCATGTTTGGCTAGAAGGAGATAACGCCCTTAACTCGACTGATTCCCGCACTTTTGGCTCTGTTCCTGCTGGTCTTATTCGTGGAAGGGCTGTGTGTCGTCTCTGGCCCCTCTCTGATGTTGGAAGACTTGACTCAATGCAGAAGTGGCAGATAGAGCGGTGA